A region from the Cannabis sativa cultivar Pink pepper isolate KNU-18-1 chromosome 9, ASM2916894v1, whole genome shotgun sequence genome encodes:
- the LOC133031318 gene encoding uncharacterized protein LOC133031318 yields MILGDVNFVLSSSERVRSKGKDQFLPYITELIKSHALIDMPIKGNNLTWDNHSEGPKHIKLALNKAVVNEEWLPIFPKVVIQSLHTCNSDHMPIYIRTEDPQAYLNRPFQFEAWWTRDPRSTLVVDHAWNSLSHAWVPARVFKKVRATRLVVSKWNREQFGKLDTCIQQLEHQLRDIQKLQTGSRVWAKEVGP; encoded by the coding sequence ATGATCTTGGGAGATgtaaattttgttttaagtaGTTCTGAGCGTGTCAGGTCAAAGGGGAAAGACCAATTTCTCCCTTACATCACAGAGCTAATTAAGAGTCATGCTTTGATTGACATGCCCATTAAAGGGAACAACCTGACATGGGATAACCATAGCGAGGGGCCTAAACATATTAAATTGGCCCTCAATAAAGCAGTGGTAAATGAGGAGTGGTTACCCATTTTCCCTAAAGTTGTGATTCAATCGCTCCATACTTGCAATTCAGACCACATGCCCATCTACATTCGTACAGAAGATCCTCAGGCTTATTTGAATCGACCGTTTCAATTCGAGGCTTGGTGGACTAGGGACCCTCGGAGCACACTGGTGGTTGACCATGCCTGGAATTCCTTATCTCATGCTTGGGTGCCTGCTAGAGTTTTTAAGAAGGTTAGGGCTACTCGTCTAGTAGTTAGCAAATGGAATAGAGAGCAATTTGGTAAGCTGGATACTTGTATCCAACAGTTGGAACACCAACTGAGGGATATTCAGAAATTACAGACTGGATCGAGAGTTTGGGCCAAGGAGGTAGGGCCCTGA